TTTCGAGGCATCCTTGGATACAGCGTGATACTGAGACAGATAGCTTTCTCGGTCTGATTGAAACAGAACAAAGCTCTGAGTGCACAGAGAAGGATGAAAGAATGCCCATAAATCCAGGCAGTTTTTACCTTATGAGGTGAACGAAAACACAGCGAATTTTATGCTTTGGCACTTTCATTGTTCATTTAACCTTCTCCTCGTTTAGTTGTATGTTGCATTTTAGTGTAAGACTCTCTTGGACCCTTGGGTATTACATAGAGACACCATAATTTAGCAAGAATAAATGTACCATGGTACAAAATGGGGACACATCCAGTGCTACCTATTTGAACTTGTGCGAGCTTTCATAGAAGTTTCCAAAATCACTCAAAGAAGATCAATGGACGACTGGGTGTGAAAATGTGATTGAGTTTGGTATTGAAACTGTGCTATTATGTCAAGTGATTTACTTTTCCTTTTTCAGGGAAGTTTACTGATTTACTCGGTCGTGTGGGCTGGGCTCACTCGCTTGGTTGGATGTTCCAATACAAGGAAATGTCATCTTGACTTTGTCAGGGTCTCTGCACTTGCCATGCCGCCGTTATATTCCATTTTTTCATGAGAATACATACATCACTTGCTAGATTCTTTTATTTTCGCCGTTATATTCCAGGACATGATGTGTTCTAGGTCCCTAAACTACATTTGGCTTCTAAACACATAATAAGATAAGAAATAGATAGAATAACAAAATGCAGAGACATACTTCAGTTGTGCCATAAGTCTAACACACACACCCTCGCTTGTTTGACGAGGCAGGGAGCTTATTTGCGTCACCATACTGCCGCCGGCCGGCCGGGGATATATCTTGTGATAAGGATGATGCCGTGCCCTGATGGATATCCTGATGAACAAAAGAAGTAGAACGATGTAACAAATTAAAGTTGAGCAACCTGAGTATGACCGCAGGGATCCAATTGGACGGAATTGGAAGAAGGGGAATGATAGACCGGATGACGTCGGCGGCTTCCTGGCCGCGGGGCAGGGAGGGGAGGGAGTCCGCCGAGACCGTCGGCCGTGGCTGGGGCTGCTCCGGCCCACCCATCTGCGTGCGCCTGGAGAAAGGCATCGGCGTTGTAGGcaggcggcggaggaggccgtTCCCACGGGGGATGCCGGCGGGAGGAGGTCCGGGTGGttgaggaggaggtggccggagCAGGCGGACGGACCCCGCCGGATTGGGGCGGACTGCGGTggagcacgccgccgccgccgtagagCGCCTTGGCAGGTGTGGTTTAGTTGCGGAACGGGAATCTTGGGGCTGTTCTTTTCCCAGAGCCGTTGGATCACAAGTCTAGAGCCGACGATTCTAGAAACAAAGTTAGAAAAGGAAAAATACCATTGTTAGATTGGGGCACAAAATGGAGCCTTCTAATGGCGTTTGAAATCTAGGCCGTCGGATAGCGTTTCCAAACTGATCCGGAACGTTGGATCTGAGACGAAACAATATGGGCCGTCGGATCGAGGATGGACACTGCTACAATGAATAGTGTGTCATCTGGTGTGCCACCGCCTGTTATTTCGATGCCCCCCAATGGCATTTTTTGGTCTTTTCACATTTAGGTCAACAACCCCAATTGGTGAGAACCCTAGCTGATTCTCCCCGCCGCgcccttgttggaaatatgccctagagccaataataaatggttattattatatttctttgttcatgctatgattgtgttatccggaaatcgtaatacatgtgtgaatacatagaccacaacgtgtccctagtaagcctctagttgactagctcgttgatcaacagatagtcctggtttcctgactatggacattggatgttattgataacgtgatcacatcattaggagaatgatgtgatggacaagacccaatcctaagcatagcacaaaagatcgtgtagttcgtttgatagagcttttccaatgtcaagtatcttttccttagaccatgagatcgtgtaactcccggataccgtaggagtgctttgggtgtaccaaacgtcacaacgtaactgggtgactataaaggtacactacgggtatctctgaaagtgtctgttgggttgacacggatcgagactgggatttgtcactccgtatgacggagaggtatctctgggcccactcggtaatgcatcatcataatgagctcaatgtgactaaggagttagccacgggatcatgcattacggtatgagtaaagagacttgccggtaacgagattgaacaaggtattgggatatcgacgatcgaatctcgggcaagtaacataccgattgacaaagggaattgtatacgggattgattgaatcctcgacatcgtggttcatccgatgagatcatcgtggaacatgtgggagccaacatgggtatccagatcccgctgttggttattgaccggagaggcgtctcggtcatgtctgcatgtctcccgaacccgtagggtctacacacttaaggttcggtgacgctagggttgtagagatattagtatgcggaaacccgaaagttgttcggagtcatggatgagattccggacgtcacgaggagttccggaatggtccggaggtgaagaattatatataggaagtccagtttcggccaccgggaaagtttcgggggttatcggtattgtaccgggaccaccggaagggtcccgggggtccaccgggtggggccacctatcccggagggccccatgggctgaagtgggaagggaaccagcccttagtgggctggggcgccccccatgggcctccccctgcgcctagggttggaaaccctaggggtggggggcgccccacttgacttggggggaagtttccccccctggccgccgccccccttgtagatgggttccagggccgcccccccccctccagggggcctatataaaggggggagggagggctgctgtaccctagcccttggcgcctccctctccccctgcaacacctctccctcccgcttgcgcttggcgaagccctgccgggatcccgctacttccaccaccacgccgtcgtgctgctggatctccatcaacctctccttcccccttgctggatcaagaaggaggagacgtcgctgctccgtacgtgtgttgaacgcggaggtgccgtccgttcggcactcggtcatcggtgatttggatcacggcgagtacgactccatcaaccccgttcacttgaacgcttccgctcgcgatctacaagggtatgtagatacactcctttcctcattgctagtatactccatagatggatcttggtgatgcgtaggaaattttaaaattccgctacgatccccaacagtggcatcatgagccaggtttatgcgtagttactatgcacgagtagaacacaaagcagttgtgggcgttgatgttgccaattcttcttgccgctactagtcttatcttgtttcggcggtattgtgggatgaagcggcccggaccgaccttacacgtacgcttacgtgagacaggtcccaccgactgacatgcactagttgcataaggtggctagcgggtgtctgtctctcccactttagtcggaacggattcgatgaaaagggtccttatgaagggtaaatagaaattggcatatcacgttgtggttttacgtaggtaagaaacgttcttgctagaaacctatacaagccacgtaaaaacttgcaacaacaattagaggacgtctaacttgtttttgcagcatgtgccttgtgatgtgatatggccagaagatgtgatgaatgatatatgtgatgtatgagattgatcatattcttgtaataggaatcacgacttgcatgtcgatgagtatgacaaccggcaggagccataggagttgtctttattttttgcatgacctgcgtgtcattgaataacgccatgtaaattactttactttattgctaaacacgttagccatagaagtagaagtaatcgatggcgtgacaacttcatgaagacacgatgatggagatcatggtgtcatgccggtgacgaagatgatcatggcgccccgaagatggagatcaaaggagcaaaatgatattggccatatcatgtcactatttgattgcatgtgatgtttatcatgttttgcatcttatttgcttagaacgacggtagtaagtaagatgatcccttataataatttcaagaaagtgttccccctaactgtgcaccattgcgaaggttcgttgttttgaagcaccacgtgatgatcgggtgtgatagattctaacgttcgcatacaacgggtgttgacgagcctagcatgtacagacatggcctcggaacacacgcaatacacttaggttgacttgacgagcctagcatgtacagacatggcctcggaacacggaggagcgaaaggtcgagcatgagtcgtatagaagatacgatcaacatggagatgttcaccgatcttgactagtccgtctcacgtgatgatcggacacggcctagttaactcggatcatgtttcacttagatgactagagggatgtctatctgagtgggagttcattgagtaatttgattagatgaacttaattatcatgaacttagtctaaaatctttacaatatgtcttgtagatcaaatggcccatgttgtcctcaacttcaacgcgttcctagagaaaaccaagctgaaagatgatggcagcaactatacggactgcgtccggaacctgaggatcatactcatagctgccaagaaagattatgtcctagaagcaccgctaggtgaagcaccaatcccagagaaccaagacgttatgaacgcttggcaatcacgtgctgatgattactccctcgttcagtgcggcatgctttacagcttagaaccgggtctccaaaagcgttttgagaagcatggagcatatgagatgttcgaagagctgaaaatggttttccaagctcatgcccgggtcgagagatatgaagtctccgacaagttcttcagctgtaaaatggaggagaatagttctgttagtgagcacatactcagaatgtctgggtcgcacaaccgcttgtctcagctgggagttaatctcccggatgacgcggtcattgacagaatccttcagtcgcttccaccaagctacaagagctttgtgatgaacttcaatatgcaggggatgaaaaagaccattcctgaggtatattcaatgctgaaatcagcggaggtggagatcagaaaggaacatcaagtgttgatggtgaataaaaccactaagttcaagaaaggcaagggtaagaagaacttcaagaaggacggcaagggagttgccgcgcccggtaagccagttgctgggaagaagtcaaggaatggacccaagcctgagactgagtgcttttattgcaagggaagtggtcactggaagcggaactgccccaaatacttagcggacaagaaggccggcaacaccaaaggtatatgtgatatacatgtaattgatgtgtaccttaccagtactcgtagtagctcctgggtatttgatatctgtgcggttgctcatatttgtaactcaaaacaggaactgcggaataagcggagactggcaaaggacgaggtgacgatgcgcgtcgggaatggttccaaggtcgatgtgatcgccgtcggcacgctgcctctacatttacctatgggattagttttaaacctcaataattgttatttagtgccagctttgagcatgaacattgtatctggatctcgtttaattcgagatggctactcatttaaatccgggaataatggttgttctatttatttgacagatatgttttatggtcatgccccgctggtcaatggtttattcttgatgaatctcgaacgtgatgttacacatattcatagtgtgaataccaaaagatgtaaagttgataacgatagtcccacatacttgtggcactgccgccttggtcacattggtgtcaaacgcatgaagaagctccatgcagatggacttttggagtctcttgattacgaatcatttgacacgtgcgaaccatgcctcatgggtaagatgaccaagactccgttctccggaacaatggagcgagcaaccaacttattggaaatcatacataccgatgtgtgcggtccaatgagtgttgaggctcgcggaggatattgttatgttctcactctcactgatgacttaagtagatatgggtatgtctacctaatgaaacacaagtctgaaacctttgaaaagttcaaggaatttcagagtgaggttgagaatcaacgtgacagaaaaataaagttcttatgatcagatcgtggtggagaatatttaagtcacgaatttggtacgcacttaaagaaatgtggaatcgtttcacaactcacgccgcatGGAACACCttagcgaaacggtgtgtccgaatgtcgtaatcgcactctatgggatatggtgcgatctatgatgtctcttactgatctaccgctctcattttggggctatgctttagatactaccgcattcactttaaatagggctccgtcgaaatccgttgagacgacactgtatgaattatggtttgggaagaaacctaagctgtcgtttctaaaagtttggggatgcgatgcttatgtcaagaaacttcaacctgaaaaactcgaacccaagtcggaaaaatgcgtcttcataggataccctaaggaaaccattgggtataccttctacctcagatccgaaggcaagatctttgttgccaagaatgggtcctttctggagaaagagtttctctcgaaagaattaagtgggaggaaagtggaacttgatgaggtgataatcaccccttccgaacatcaaagtagcgcagcgcgggaagatgttcctgtggtgcctacaccgactggggaggaagttaatgatgatgatcatgaagcttcagatcaagttactgctgaacttcgtaggtccacaaggacacgttccgcaccagagtggtacggcaaccctgtcctggaaatcatgttgttagacaacggtgaaccttcgaactatgaagaagcgatggcgggcccggattccgacaaatggctagaagccatgaaatccgagataggatccatgtatgaaaacgaagtatggactttgactgacttgcccgatgatcggcgagccatagaaaacaaatggatctttaagaaaaagacagacgcggatggtaatgtgaccatctataaggctcgacttgtcgctaagggttatcgacaagttcaaggggttgactacgatgagactttctcacccgtagcgaagctgaagtctgtccgaatcatgttagcaattgccgcatactatgattatgagatatggcagatggacgtcaaaatggtattccttaacggctttcttaaggaagaattgtatatgatgcagccggaaggttttgtcgatcctaagaatgctaacaaggtatgcaagctccggcgctccatctatggactggtgcaagcatctcggagttggaacattcattttgatgagatgatcaaagcgtttgggtttgcacagacttatggagaagcctgtgtttgcaagaaagtgagtgggagctctgtagcatttctcttattatatgtggatgacatactattgatgggaaatgatatagaattcttggaaagtataaaggcctatttgaataagtgtttttcaatgaaggaccttggagaagctgtttatatattaggcatcaagatctatagagatagatcaagacgcctcattggtct
The sequence above is a segment of the Aegilops tauschii subsp. strangulata cultivar AL8/78 chromosome 6, Aet v6.0, whole genome shotgun sequence genome. Coding sequences within it:
- the LOC109778876 gene encoding uncharacterized protein isoform X2, giving the protein MPFSRRTQMGGPEQPQPRPTVSADSLPSLPRGQEAADVIRISIRARHHPYHKIYPRPAGGSMVTQISSLPRQTSEDNPWPEDFAAVQAILKTFGDASRLRTNMAKSVAYPNSCGSKSQATAGCA